In bacterium, one DNA window encodes the following:
- a CDS encoding TusE/DsrC/DsvC family sulfur relay protein yields MSFELNGKIYKTDEEGYLQNLDDWTPEVAEYIAKTEDVELTDAHWEVVNFLKDYYKEYQIAPMIKILIKEMKKMFGPEKGNNKYLYDLFPAGPAKQACKIAGLPKPTGCV; encoded by the coding sequence ATGAGCTTCGAGTTGAACGGAAAGATTTATAAGACGGATGAAGAGGGGTATCTTCAGAATCTTGATGACTGGACCCCGGAGGTGGCCGAGTACATCGCCAAGACAGAGGATGTTGAGCTGACGGATGCCCATTGGGAGGTAGTCAACTTTTTGAAGGACTACTACAAAGAGTACCAGATCGCACCAATGATTAAGATCCTCATTAAGGAGATGAAGAAGATGTTTGGTCCGGAGAAGGGGAACAACAAGTATCTTTATGATCTCTTTCCAGCCGGGCCGGCCAAGCAGGCCTGTAAAATCGCCGGGCTTCCCAAGCCCACCGGCTGCGTTTAA